A genomic window from Silene latifolia isolate original U9 population chromosome 11, ASM4854445v1, whole genome shotgun sequence includes:
- the LOC141611344 gene encoding putative late blight resistance protein homolog R1A-3, with amino-acid sequence MSDEFRAMKQGLGLLLCFHTSMVNWNIEKREEIRPHTHDMSRRMKDYAQRAMCFFKLLPLTNIDGKSGISILAQEIANYVRFWQNIRNSRTLNVTCEDPYRPEYETLVCLTDDLQYVLITLLDDHDLPSQMVSDIRRIAEQMEDILCALSPTWVKIFVESGISFAITREIFFLADEAYNKISDLNTPDNIILDDALTRICHVRYVIWEINMKYTVIPSCIDDFFRCARLILADVVLSSTPATRYVRELNVLHTFIKDTGNMKLQDKYDQIKKIFYKSWMQLWSLCLRKLMSKNEFLTLSLDIFKDILLDLIEYLVQMPNANELLHDLRGTAEADNLFVKLVYSLEKNLVKTLTTEGVGDVVEDVEVEVLEAAQNYILFFREFKNDGRSDLKEGVVGFNASLRHAYDEYTKLSSMELSMSELEFFDMLLHLTEFKENDTCNSDQIGVLHDDLSICFSVLHPYTMRHHTTEEVTQQWTQIMKLGCKVNSMMDTFEKLPTWYNKLRVFYVSEEVKLIKENLSRISSTDISTIKVEGPDIHAKNQMGKGHATEHSKDEVSFEEEDRLREQLTTGSRSLEKISIVGMPGLGKTTLAMRLYKDCAKSFSAHAWCYVGQEFQRKDLLQYIVGQISERSSSEMNAMRVEDLAKLLKQCLLQKKNYLVVLDDVWDVDAWDALRICFPPCHNGSRILITSRYSIVGERVCGDGNVLKLNLLTVDRSWHLLQKKVFGSRSCPNRLCEVGKGIAEKCGGLPLSIVMIAGVLRNKNGTEDGWKEIERSLDDHLLNAGSSTVELSYRHLSVGMKQCFLYCAAFSKGTEIPRSKLIRLWIAERFVKASYEQESLESTAEKYLHDLVDRSLLMVAKRGSNHQIQACRVHDLLVDFCIQKSKAEKFLFKMDRWDDTAGCQQRSRICFPSIDDQLVRFEFHGLTPLKPRSVICSSGRYDPWRSNNFVFRNLKSVSLLDLEKHEMGEFSFASVGELTLLRYLSVRGCMKSIPSSIGCLLNLETLIVRGTRGEVEVPPTIFDLSKLRDLLVDKRARIVVHPSNDNCLSSLQNFSTPVLSGSIADQIILRVSKLRKLRCIILEKTFDLSILDRLCHLDSLRVIYQSLNPFCGKLSFPSNLYKLTLSGFRLPWLDIEKIPALLPRLEILKLLLRAFEGEQWNTTATFKNLKYLRMEGLNIKEWEASDDNFPSLERLVVRRCKSLHKIPEEFGNIGDLMGIEAHWCDVSLGKSVLKIKRKQIDGGNMKFEAIIYPPVLDISDDEELSD; translated from the exons ATGTCAGATGAGTTTAGAGCCATGAAACAAGGACTTGGACTCTTGCTATGTTTTCACACGTCGATGGTGAATTGGAACAtagaaaagagggaagaaattaGGCCACATACACATGATATGTCTAGGCGTATGAAAGATTATGCCCAGAGAGCTATGTGCTTCTTTAAGCTACTGCCATTGACCAACATAGATGGAAAGAGTGGCATTTCTATATTAGCGCAGGAGATAGCAAATTATGTACGTTTCTGGCAGAATATTAGGAACAGCAGAACCCTGAATGTAACCTGTGAAGACCCATATCGACCCGAGTATGAAACTCTTGTTTGCTTAACTGATGATCTGCAATACGTTCTGATCACACTACTGGATGATCATGATCTTCCTTCGCAGATGGTATCGGACATTAGACGCATTGCAGAACAAATGGAAGATATTCTATGTGCACTTAGTCCTACATGGGTTAAAATATTTGTGGAGAGTGGGATATCATTTGCCATTACAAGAGAGATATTTTTCTTGGCTGATGAGGCCTATAATAAAATTTCGGATCTCAACACACCTGATAATATTATACTTGATGATGCCCTAACTAGGATTTGTCACGTCAGATATGTTATCTGGGAGATAAACATGAAATATACAGTAATTCCCAGTTGTATTGACGATTTCTTCAGATGTGCGAGGCTGATATTGGCGGATGTTGTGTTAAGTAGTACTCCAGCTACCAGATATGTAAGGGAGCTCAACGTACTCCACACATTTATCAAGGACACCGGAAATATGAAGCTCCAGGATAAGTATGACCAAATTAAAAAAATCTTCTATAAATCTTGGATGCAACTCTGGTCACTCTGCTTAAGAAAACTTATGAGTAAAAATGAATTTCTTACTCTTTCTCTTGACATCTTCAAAGATATATTACTGGACTTGATCGAATATTTAGTCCAGATGCCTAATGCTAATGAGCTTTTGCATGATCTTCGCGGCACAGCGGAAGCTGACAACCTATTTGTAAAGTTAGTTTACTCCCTTGAGAAAAATCTAGTGAAAACTCTCACGACGGAGGGAGTGGGTGATGTGGTTGAAGATGTTGAGGTTGAGGTCCTTGAAGCAGCACAAAATTATATCTTATTTTTCAGGGAATTTAAAAATGATGGCAGATCTGATCTGAAGGAAGGAGTTGTGGGCTTCAACGCATCGCTCAGACACGCTTATGATGAATATACCAAGTTGTCAAGCATGGAACTGTCCATGTCTGAGCTAGAGTTCTTTGATATGCTACTGCATCTGACAGAGTTCAAGGAAAATGATACTTGTAATTCAGATCAAATTGGAGTACTCCATGATGATTTATCTATTTGCTTTTCTGTTCTTCATCCTTATACGATGAGGCACCACACAACAGAGGAAGTTACGCAGCAATGGACTCAGATTATGAAACTGGGTTGCAAAGTGAACAGTATGATGGACACATTTGAGAAGCTTCCTACATGGTATAACAAATTACGAGTTTTTTATGTCTCAGAAGAGGTTAAGCTTATCAAAGAAAATTTGTCGAGAATTTCCAGCACGGACATATCCACGATTAAAGTTGAGGGTCCAGATATACATGCTAAAAACCAAATGGGAAAAGGCCACGCGACAGAGCATTCCAAAGATGAAGTCAGTTTTGAGGAGGAAGATAGATTGAGGGAGCAACTTACCACAGGGTCACGGAGTTTGGAGAAAATATCAATAGTTGGTATGCCTGGTTTAGGCAAGACAACCTTAGCCATGCGTCTATATAAAGATTGTGCCAAGTCTTTCAGTGCTCATGCTTGGTGTTATGTTGGACAAGAGTTTCAAAGGAAAGATCTTCTCCAATACATCGTAGGTCAGATTAGTGAACGGTCTAGCAGTGAAATGAATGCCATGAGGGTGGAAGATTTAGCTAAGCTCTTGAAGCAGTGTCTACTTCAAAAAAAGAACTATCTCGTAGTCTTAGATGATGTATGGGATGTTGATGCTTGGGATGCTCTTCGGATCTGTTTTCCACCTTGCCACAATGGAAGCAGAATACTAATAACAAGTAGGTACAGCATTGTCGGAGAGAGAGTTTGCGGTGATGGAAATGTTCTAAAACTCAACCTCCTAACTGTAGACAGAAGCTGGCATCTATTGCAGAAGAAAGTATTTGGCTCGAGGAGTTGTCCTAATAGATTATGTGAAGTCGGGAAAGGAATCGCAGAGAAATGTGGAGGGCTGCCACTTTCAATTGTTATGATAGCCGGAGTCCTTAGAAATAAAAATGGGACGGAAGATGGTTGGAAGGAAATTGAACGGAGCCTGGATGATCACCTCTTAAATGCGGGTTCTAGTACCGTAGAACTAAGTTACAGACATCTATCAGTTGGCATGAAACAATGCTTTCTATATTGCGCAGCATTCTCTAAAGGTACAGAAATCCCTAGGTCGAAACTGATACGACTATGGATTGCAGAAAGATTCGTAAAGGCTTCGTATGAGCAGGAAAGCTTGGAAAGCACTGCAGAGAAGTACTTGCACGACTTAGTGGACAGAAGTTTGCTAATGGTTGCAAAAAGAGGTTCTAATCATCAAATTCAAGCCTGCAGGGTCCACGATTTGCTGGTAGATTTTTGTATACAGAAATCAAAAGCGGAGAAGTTTCTGTTCAAAATGGACAG GTGGGATGATACTGCAGGTTGTCAACAGCGTAGCCGCATATGCTTTCCCTCAATTGACGATCAGTTAGTGAGATTCGAATTCCATGGCTTAACACCGCTAAAACCGCGTTCCGTGATTTGCTCTTCGGGGCGTTACGACCCATGGAGAAGCAACAATTTTGTGTTTAGGAATTTGAAATCAGTTAGTTTGCTGGATTTGGAAAAACATGAAATGGGTGAATTCAGTTTTGCAAGTGTAGGAGAACTGACATTGTTGAGGTACTTGTCCGTAAGGGGTTGTATGAAAAGTATCCCATCATCAATTGGTTGTCTCTTGAACCTTGAAACACTCATTGTGAGAGGAACCCGCGGTGAGGTTGAGGTTCCTCCCACAATTTTCGATCTGAGCAAATTAAGAGATCTCCTGGTGGATAAACGTGCAAGAATTGTTGTGCATCCGAGTAACGACAACTGCCTAAGTAGTCTTCAAAACTTCTCTACCCCAGTTCTTTCTGGAAGCATTGCTGATCAGATAATTTTAAGGGTATCAAAACTTCGAAAGCTAAGATGCATAATATTGGAAAAGACATTTGACTTATCTATTCTTGATCGCCTTTGTCACCTTGACTCTTTAAGAGTGATCTATCAAAGCTTGAATCCATTTTGTGGCAAGCTTAGCTTTCCCTCGAACCTGTACAAACTGACACTTTCTGGATTTCGGTTACCCTGGTTGGACATAGAAAAGATTCCTGCTTTACTGCCTCGGCTTGAGATCCTCAAGTTACTGTTGAGAGCCTTTGAAGGGGAACAATGGAACACAACCGCGACCTTCAAAAACCTGAAATACTTGAGAATGGAGGGGCTTAATATTAAAGAATGGGAAGCATCAGATGATAACTTTCCAAGTTTAGAGCGATTAGTTGTCCGCCGATGCAAGTCGCTTCATAAAATTCCGGAAGAATTTGGGAACATAGGAGATTTAATGGGCATTGAAGCACACTGGTGTGATGTCTCTCTCGGGAAGTCGGTTCTCAAGATCAAAAGAAAGCAGATTGATGGAGGTAACATGAAGTTCGAGGCCATAATATATCCCCCTGTGCTCGACATTAGCGATGATGAAGAGCTCAGTGATTAG
- the LOC141611343 gene encoding putative late blight resistance protein homolog R1B-16, protein MSLCRRILQDLDKIEANVERFCGSSAYNLKSRIESLRHGLMYIIPYWDSRLGETRSLRQSEDFKHVNEFIDYWLPKVDCSMGSSCEGDECLWHTADYFYSFSYLKDWQNDWVKCVEGVLESLEYLQHVKEATLSMSDKLRTIKQGLGLLLCFHKSVANWKLEKCEEIRPLTHDMSRRMKDYAQRAMRIFKLLPLTSVDETSDISTLAEEITNYISYCRSVRNRREVNLTVEDPCGPEYETLVCLTDDLQYLLITLLDYLPSQMVPAIRRIVDQMDDIRCALSPTWIQVFVERGTSYAIARDIYTSADEASYMIFDLNTHDGLLHTQEKIAHIRNVAWKIYMKYNLTPNCIDDFFRCARLILEEIVLRNSRAARYVRKLSLLHTFIKDTGNMLQVSMKDKYHEIQLIFCDAWMQLWSLCLRKLKSNKEFITLSLDIFQDITAKMPHPTDLLLDLIKYLVQMPKAHELLHELRRSLVTAEDDNLFVKLVYSLERNLEKTFKTGGVVDVVEDVEVEVLEAAHSYILFFRQFKYDACSSLKDGVKGFNASLRHAYGEYIKFPSMELPLSDIEFFDMLVNLTEFKENDTCNSEQIGVLHDDLSICFSFLQPYTLRHNKPEKAEQQWTQIMKLGRKLDSMMDTFEEFPRWYNKLRVSYVSEEVKLIKENLPKISSRDKSKTEVEGSGTHAENQMEKGHTTEHSKDEVSFEEEDRLRTQLTTGSRSLEKISIVGMPGLGKTTLAMRLYKDCANSFNAHAWCCVGQEFRRKELLLYIIGQISERPSSEINVMRVEDLAKLLKQCLLQKKNYLIVLDDVWDVDAWDALRICFPPSHNGSRILITSRYSIVGEKVCGDKNVVKLNLLTGNKSWHLLQKKVFGTRSYPKRLCEVGKRIAEKCGGLPLSIVMIAGVLKNKKETENGWKEIERSLDNHLLTAGSSTLELSYRHLSVGMKQCFLYCAAFSKGAEIPRSKLIRLWLAERFVKTSYEQESLESAAEKYLCDLVDRSLLMVAKRGSDRRIQACRIHDLLLDFCIQKAKAEKFLITMDRWDDPACRQKRGRLCAPENQVMKFNFEGSTQLKPRSLICFPSFELWKPMVFVFENFKSLTLLDLERVPMGECFSASVGELTLLRYLSIQGSMKSIPSSISRLLNLETLIVRGTRGEVEVPHTIFSLSKLRDLLVDKRARVCVHPSNDNSLSSLQNFSTPVLSGDIADQIIVRLPKLRKLRCILLEKSFDLSILDRLCYLESLRVLYQSLNPFCGKLSFPSNLYKLTLSRFKLPWLEIENIAALLPRLEILKLLFKAFEGEQWSTTGTFKNLKYLRMEELNIKAWKASDDNFPKLERLVVRRCRSLDKIPEEFGYIGELMGIEAHWCHTSLVKSVLKIKREQIDGGNMKFEAIIYPNVLNLSDDEELSD, encoded by the exons ATGAGCTTATGCCGGAGAATATTGCAGGACTTGGACAAAATAGAAGCAAATGTCGAGAGATTTTGTGGATCCTCAGCGTACAATCTCAAAAGTAGAATCGAGTCGCTCAGGCATGGATTGATGTACATCATACCATATTGGGATTCGCGTCTTGGGGAAACACGCTCTCTAAGACAATCGGAAGACTTTAAGCATGTAAATGAATTCATTGATTATTGGTTGCCGAAAGTGGACTGTAGCATGGGTTCCTCGTGTGAAGGAGATGAGTGTCTCTGGCACACGGCCGATTACTTTTACTCATTTAGCTACCTTAAAGACTGGCAAAATGATTGGGTGAAATGCGTAGAGGGAGTCCTGGAAAGTCTGGAATATCTTCAGCATGTTAAGGAAGCAACTCTTTCTATGTCAGATAAGCTTAGAACCATTAAACAAGGACTTGGACTCTTGCTATGTTTTCATAAGTCGGTGGCGAATTGGAAGTTAGAAAAGTGCGAAGAAATCAGGCCACTGACACATGATATGTCTAGGCGTATGAAAGATTATGCCCAGAGAGCTATGCGCATCTTTAAGCTATTGCCATTGACCAGCGTCGACGAGACAAGCGACATTTCTACATTGGCGGAGGAGATAACAAATTATATAAGTTACTGCCGGAGCGTTAGGAACAGAAGAGAAGTGAATCTAACTGTAGAAGACCCATGTGGACCCGAATATGAAACTCTTGTTTGCTTAACTGATGATCTGCAATACCTTCTGATCACGCTACTGGACTATCTTCCATCCCAGATGGTACCGGCCATTAGACGAATTGTAGATCAAATGGACGATATTCGATGTGCACTTAGTCCTACATGGATTCAAGTATTTGTGGAGAGGGGCACATCCTATGCCATTGCAAGAGATATATATACCTCGGCTGATGAGGCGAGTTATATGATTTTCGATCTCAACACACATGACGGTTTACTTCATACCCAAGAGAAGATTGCTCACATTAGAAACGTTGCCTGGAAGATATATATGAAATACAATCTAACTCCCAATTGTATTGACGATTTCTTCAGATGTGCGAGGTTGATTTTGGAGGAGATTGTGTTACGTAATTCTCGAGCTGCCAGATATGTGAGGAAGCTCAGCTTACTCCACACATTTATCAAGGACACCGGAAATATGTTGCAAGTAAGTATGAAGGATAAGTATCACGAAATTCAACTAATATTCTGTGACGCTTGGATGCAACTCTGGTCACTCTGCTTAAGAAAATTGAAAAGTAATAAGGAATTCATTACTCTTTCTCTTGACATCTTCCAAGATATTACTGCAAAGATGCCGCACCCTACTGATCTATTACTCGACTTGATCAAATATTTAGTCCAGATGCCTAAAGCTCATGAGCTTTTGCATGAGCTTCGCAGATCTCTTGTCACAGCGGAAGATGACAACCTATTTGTAAAGTTAGTTTACTCCCTTGAGAGAAATCTAGAGAAAACTTTCAAGACGGGGGGAGTAGTTGATGTGGTTGAAGATGTTGAGGTTGAGGTCCTCGAAGCAGCACACAGTTATATCTTATTTTTTAGGCAATTTAAATATGATGCTTGCTCTAGTCTGAAAGATGGAGTCAAGGGCTTCAATGCATCGCTCAGACACGCTTATGGCGAATATATCAAGTTTCCAAGCATGGAGTTGCCCTTGTCTGATATAGAGTTTTTTGATATGCTAGTGAATCTGACAGAGTTCAAGGAAAATGATACTTGCAATTCAGAACAAATTGGTGTACTCCATGATGATTTATCtatttgcttttcttttcttcaaCCTTATACGTTGAGGCACAACAAACCAGAGAAAGCTGAGCAGCAATGGACTCAGATTATGAAACTGGGTCGCAAATTGGACAGTATGATGGACACATTTGAGGAGTTTCCTAGATGGTATAACAAATTACGAGTTTCTTATGTCTCAGAAGAGGTTAAGCTTATTAAAGAAAATTTGCCGAAAATTTCCAGCAGGGACAAGTCCAAGACTGAAGTTGAGGGCTCAGGTACACATGCTGAAAACCAAATGGAAAAAGGCCACACGACAGAGCATTCCAAAGATGAAGTCAGTTTTGAGGAGGAAGATAGACTGAGGACACAACTTACCACAGGGTCACGGAGTTTGGAGAAAATATCGATAGTTGGTATGCCCGGTTTAGGCAAGACAACCCTAGCCATGCGTCTATACAAAGATTGTGCCAATTCTTTCAATGCTCATGCTTGGTGTTGTGTTGGGCAAGAGTTTCGAAGGAAAGAGCTTCTCCTTTACATCATAGGTCAGATTAGTGAACGACCTAGCAGTGAAATCAATGTCATGAGGGTGGAAGATTTAGCTAAACTTTTGAAGCAGTGTCTACTTCAAAAAAAGAACTATCTCATAGTCTTAGATGATGTATGGGATGTTGATGCCTGGGATGCTCTTCGGATATGTTTTCCACCTAGCCACAATGGAAGTAGAATACTAATAACAAGCAGGTACAGCATCGTTGGAGAGAAAGTTTGTGGTGATAAAAATGTTGTAAAACTTAACCTCCTAACTGGAAACAAAAGTTGGCATCTATTGCAGAAGAAAGTATTTGGTACGAGGAGTTATCCTAAAAGATTATGCGAAGTTGGGAAAAGAATCGCAGAGAAATGTGGAGGGCTGCCACTTTCAATTGTTATGATAGCTGGAGTtcttaaaaataaaaaagaaacggAAAATGGTTGGAAAGAAATTGAACGGAGCCTGGATAATCACCTCTTAACTGCGGGTTCTAGTACGCTAGAACTAAGCTACAGACATCTATCAGTTGGCATGAAACAATGCTTTCTATATTGCGCAGCATTCTCTAAAGGTGCAGAAATCCCTAGGTCGAAACTGATACGACTATGGCTTGCAGAAAGATTCGTAAAGACTTCCTATGAGCAGGAAAGCTTGGAAAGCGCTGCAGAGAAGTACTTGTGCGACCTAGTGGATAGAAGTTTGCTAATGGTTGCAAAAAGAGGTTCTGATCGCCGAATTCAAGCCTGCAGGATCCACGATCTGCTGCTAGATTTTTGCATACAAAAAGCAAAAGCGGAGAAGTTTCTGATCACAATGGACAG GTGGGACGATCCTGCATGTCGTCAAAAACGTGGCCGCCTATGCGCACCTGAGAATCAGGTAATGAAATTCAATTTTGAGGGATCAACACAGCTAAAACCACGCTCCTTAATTTGCTTTCCGTCATTTGAATTATGGAAACCCATGGTGTTTGTGTTTGAGAATTTCAAATCACTTACTTTGCTGGACTTGGAAAGAGTTCCTATGGGTGAGTGCTTTTCTGCAAGTGTGGGAGAACTGACATTGTTGAGGTACTTGTCCATACAAGGTTCGATGAAAAGTATCCCTTCATCAATTAGTCGTCTCTTGAACCTTGAAACGCTCATTGTGAGAGGAACCCGCGGTGAAGTTGAGGTTCCACACACAATATTCAGTCTGAGCAAATTAAGAGATCTCCTGGTGGATAAACGTGCAAGAGTTTGTGTGCATCCGAGTAACGACAACTCTTTAAGTAGTCTGCAAAACTTCTCTACTCCGGTTCTTTCAGGAGACATTGCTGATCAAATAATTGTAAGGTTGCCAAAACTTCGGAAGCTAAGATGCATACTATTGGAAAAGTCATTTGACTTGTCTATTCTCGATCGCCTTTGTTACCTTGAATCTTTGAGAGTTTTGTATCAAAGCTTGAATCCATTTTGTGGCAAGCTTAGCTTTCCCTCAAACCTTTACAAATTGACACTTTCTAGATTTAAGTTACCCTGGTTGGAAATAGAAAATATTGCTGCTTTGCTGCCTCGGCTTGAGATCCTCAAGTTACTGTTCAAAGCCTTTGAAGGGGAACAATGGAGCACAACCGGGACCTTCAAAAATCTAAAATACTTGAGAATGGAGGAGCTTAATATCAAAGCATGGAAAGCATCAGACGACAATTTTCCTAAGCTAGAGCGATTAGTTGTGCGTAGATGCAGGTCGCTTGATAAAATTCCGGAAGAATTCGGATACATAGGAGAGTTAATGGGCATTGAAGCACACTGGTGTCATACCTCACTTGTGAAGTCGGTTCTCAAGATCAAGAGGGAGCAGATTGATGGAGGGAACATGAAGTTCGAGGCCATAATATATCCCAATGTGCTCAACCTTAGCGATGATGAAGAGCTCAGTGATTAG